A stretch of the Nitratireductor thuwali genome encodes the following:
- a CDS encoding DMT family transporter: MALSPNLRGALFMSVSMAGFTINDAFAKLASQGMNMGQIMLVRGVFATILLALLVWRTGAFSRLGGLRHPSVFLRMVCEVAATVTFLTALMRLPIANVHAVLQALPLAVTMGAALFYGEPVGWRRWAAIAVGFAGVMIIVRPGLEGFSGWSLLALAAVGFCMVRDLATRQIPGTTPTALVSIATSIAVSICGAALIGPFGGWSPLTFANVSLLLAAAVFLIFGYQFIIMAMREGDVSFMAPFRYTGLLWAILLGLVIFGDIPDLMMLAGAAIVVASGLYALYREQVVARKTPIVHSTGPGMAPDGV, encoded by the coding sequence GTGGCTCTTTCTCCCAATCTGCGTGGTGCGCTTTTCATGTCGGTCTCGATGGCCGGCTTCACCATCAACGATGCTTTTGCCAAGCTGGCCTCGCAGGGTATGAACATGGGCCAGATCATGCTCGTGCGCGGCGTCTTTGCCACCATCCTGCTGGCGCTGCTCGTCTGGCGCACCGGCGCATTCTCCAGGCTCGGCGGGCTCCGCCATCCAAGCGTTTTCCTGCGCATGGTTTGCGAGGTCGCGGCCACTGTGACGTTCCTGACGGCGCTCATGCGGCTTCCCATCGCTAATGTTCACGCTGTCCTCCAGGCCCTGCCGCTCGCCGTCACCATGGGTGCGGCGCTTTTCTACGGCGAGCCCGTCGGCTGGCGCAGATGGGCCGCCATCGCGGTCGGTTTCGCCGGCGTCATGATCATCGTTCGCCCCGGGCTGGAAGGTTTCAGCGGCTGGTCGTTGCTGGCGCTCGCCGCGGTCGGCTTCTGCATGGTGCGCGACCTTGCCACGAGGCAGATCCCCGGCACCACGCCCACGGCGCTGGTATCCATCGCCACCTCGATCGCGGTCTCCATATGCGGAGCGGCTCTGATCGGGCCTTTCGGCGGCTGGTCGCCGCTCACCTTCGCGAACGTTTCCCTGCTTCTGGCTGCCGCCGTTTTCCTGATCTTCGGCTACCAGTTCATCATCATGGCCATGCGCGAGGGGGACGTCTCCTTCATGGCTCCGTTTCGCTACACGGGGCTGCTGTGGGCCATTCTGCTGGGCCTTGTAATCTTTGGCGACATTCCTGATCTGATGATGCTTGCAGGAGCGGCGATCGTCGTGGCCTCGGGGCTTTACGCCCTGTACCGCGAGCAGGTCGTTGCGAGGAAAACGCCCATCGTCCACAGCACCGGGCCGGGCATGGCGCCCGACGGCGTGTAG
- the moaA gene encoding GTP 3',8-cyclase MoaA, translating to MNTVSSMIDPFGRAIDYLRVSVTDRCDFRCVYCMAEDMTFLPKRDLLSLEELDRLCTVFIEKGVRRLRLTGGEPLVRKNIMHLVRELSRHLKSGALDELTLTTNGSQLERFAGELADCGVERINVSIDTLDPDKFRAITRWGHLDRVMRGIDAAAAAGLKIKLNTVALKGFNEAEIPEMLSWAHGRGMDMTVIETMPLGEIDGDRTDQYLPLSQLRADLEKRFTLTDIPYKTGGPARYVEVAETGGRLGFITPMTHNFCESCNRVRMTCTGTLFMCLGQEDAADLRGPLRASEGNDLLSAAIDEAIFRKPRGHDFVIDRRTKRPAVSRHMSVTGG from the coding sequence ATGAACACGGTATCCAGCATGATCGACCCATTCGGACGCGCCATCGACTACCTGCGCGTCTCGGTCACCGACCGCTGCGACTTCCGCTGCGTCTACTGCATGGCCGAGGACATGACGTTCCTGCCCAAGCGCGACCTGCTCAGCCTTGAGGAGCTCGACCGGCTGTGCACGGTGTTCATCGAGAAGGGCGTGCGCCGGTTGAGGCTCACCGGCGGCGAGCCGCTGGTCCGCAAGAACATCATGCATCTCGTCCGCGAATTGTCGCGGCACCTGAAATCGGGCGCGCTCGATGAGCTGACCCTGACGACGAACGGCTCTCAGCTGGAGCGCTTTGCCGGCGAGCTTGCCGATTGCGGCGTCGAGCGTATCAACGTCTCGATCGATACCCTCGATCCGGACAAGTTCCGCGCCATCACGCGCTGGGGTCATCTCGACCGGGTGATGCGCGGCATCGATGCGGCCGCCGCCGCAGGCCTGAAGATCAAGCTCAATACGGTGGCGCTCAAGGGCTTCAACGAAGCCGAGATCCCGGAGATGCTTTCCTGGGCCCATGGCCGCGGCATGGACATGACCGTGATCGAGACCATGCCGCTCGGCGAAATCGACGGCGACCGCACCGATCAGTACCTGCCCCTTTCCCAATTGCGCGCCGACCTGGAAAAGCGCTTCACGCTGACGGACATACCCTACAAGACGGGCGGGCCGGCGCGCTATGTCGAGGTCGCCGAGACCGGAGGCCGACTCGGCTTCATCACGCCGATGACCCACAATTTCTGCGAAAGCTGCAACCGCGTCCGCATGACCTGTACCGGCACGCTGTTCATGTGCCTCGGCCAGGAGGACGCCGCCGATCTGCGCGGTCCGCTGCGGGCCTCGGAAGGCAACGACCTTCTGTCGGCTGCGATCGACGAGGCGATCTTCCGCAAACCCAGGGGCCATGATTTCGTCATCGACCGGCGCACGAAGCGTCCGGCCGTCTCCCGCCACATGAGCGTCACCGGCGGCTGA
- a CDS encoding DUF971 domain-containing protein — MKPPSELRVSRDRRTLTVTFDGEEPVALGAELLRVLSPSAEVQGHSPDQRVTVGGKRDVGIARMEPVGNYAVRIVFDDGHDTGLFSWTYLATLCREREARWQEYLEELDEKGLSRDR, encoded by the coding sequence ATGAAGCCTCCCAGCGAACTCAGGGTCTCCCGCGATCGGCGAACGCTGACCGTCACATTCGACGGGGAGGAGCCCGTCGCGCTCGGTGCGGAGCTGCTGCGGGTGCTGTCGCCCTCGGCGGAAGTGCAGGGCCATTCGCCGGATCAGCGCGTGACGGTGGGCGGCAAGCGCGATGTCGGCATTGCCCGCATGGAGCCCGTGGGCAATTACGCGGTGCGCATCGTATTCGACGACGGCCATGATACCGGGCTTTTCAGCTGGACCTATCTGGCCACCTTGTGCCGCGAGCGTGAGGCACGGTGGCAGGAATATCTCGAAGAACTGGATGAAAAGGGGCTGAGCCGTGATCGATGA